A DNA window from Deltaproteobacteria bacterium contains the following coding sequences:
- a CDS encoding glucose-6-phosphate isomerase (catalyzes the formation of D-fructose 6-phosphate from D-glucose 6-phosphate), whose product MKKSVLSIDYSFALKDLNRFGMGISHRDLKAGLTMGARKNKELFLERVSGSAGFYSLPYFEKETRKISRFAASLRRRFDTFVVLGIGGSALGTSAVMGALPESAGRKGGRVLVLDNVDPDAFEKAFATLDLERTVFNVISKSGSTSETLSQFFVVTGLLKRKVGERWKEHIIVTTDPEKGLLRGLAGEYGFLSFPVPPSVGGRFSVLSPVGLLPLAFAGVNVGSLLEGARYMDGINLGTEKEANPVVVLAAIYAHYMEEERKNTFVLFAYSDFFIKLSDWFCQLWGESLGKERKEGGRIDSIGQTPVGVIGVTAQHSQLQLYMDGPDDKVYTFIGPGKFNRDYSIKPLKRDESVLFLSGKKMADLFRAEMDATIYSLASKGRPVVVIEPHARNEFAIGALIFLFECVTALTGKLLGVNPFDQPGVEYGKKLTRAMLGDKMSMKFLEDIEEFRKVRGRCEISLEAN is encoded by the coding sequence GTGAAAAAAAGCGTGCTATCGATCGATTACAGCTTTGCCCTGAAGGATCTGAACAGGTTCGGGATGGGGATTTCACATAGAGACCTCAAGGCCGGCTTGACCATGGGGGCCAGGAAAAACAAGGAGCTCTTCCTGGAGAGGGTATCGGGCAGTGCGGGTTTTTACTCGTTGCCGTACTTTGAGAAGGAGACGCGGAAGATTTCACGGTTTGCGGCATCTTTGAGAAGAAGGTTTGATACATTCGTGGTACTCGGGATCGGCGGGTCTGCCCTGGGGACTTCCGCGGTGATGGGAGCCCTGCCGGAGAGTGCGGGAAGAAAGGGCGGAAGGGTGCTCGTCCTCGATAACGTGGACCCCGATGCCTTTGAGAAGGCCTTTGCCACGCTCGATCTTGAGAGGACCGTTTTCAACGTAATCAGCAAATCGGGAAGCACTTCGGAGACCCTCTCGCAGTTTTTTGTGGTAACGGGCCTGTTGAAAAGAAAAGTCGGGGAGCGGTGGAAAGAGCACATCATCGTAACCACCGATCCGGAGAAAGGCCTGCTTCGGGGCCTTGCCGGAGAATATGGTTTTCTCTCCTTTCCCGTGCCGCCTTCCGTGGGAGGCCGGTTTTCGGTCCTTTCGCCGGTGGGACTGCTGCCCCTTGCTTTCGCAGGGGTCAATGTTGGCTCATTGCTGGAGGGAGCGCGCTATATGGACGGAATCAACCTCGGCACGGAGAAAGAGGCCAATCCGGTGGTCGTTTTAGCGGCGATATATGCCCATTATATGGAAGAGGAGAGAAAGAACACCTTCGTCCTCTTCGCCTATTCGGATTTTTTCATAAAGCTAAGCGACTGGTTCTGTCAGCTGTGGGGTGAAAGTCTGGGGAAGGAAAGGAAAGAGGGCGGTAGAATCGACAGTATCGGCCAGACACCCGTCGGCGTCATCGGGGTAACGGCCCAGCATTCACAGCTGCAGCTCTACATGGACGGCCCCGATGACAAGGTGTACACGTTTATCGGACCGGGAAAATTCAACAGGGACTATTCCATCAAGCCTCTCAAAAGAGACGAAAGCGTTTTGTTTCTCTCCGGGAAGAAAATGGCAGACCTCTTCAGGGCGGAAATGGATGCAACGATATACTCCCTCGCCTCGAAAGGAAGGCCGGTTGTCGTTATCGAACCTCACGCAAGAAACGAGTTTGCCATCGGGGCACTCATATTTCTCTTCGAGTGTGTAACCGCTTTGACGGGGAAGTTGCTGGGGGTCAACCCGTTCGATCAGCCAGGGGTGGAGTATGGAAAGAAGCTCACCAGGGCCATGCTCGGTGATAAAATGTCCATGAAATTCCTCGAAGACATAGAAGAGTTCAGGAAGGTCAGGGGCAGGTGTGAGATCAGCCTGGAGGCGAATTGA